A stretch of the Zeugodacus cucurbitae isolate PBARC_wt_2022May chromosome 6, idZeuCucr1.2, whole genome shotgun sequence genome encodes the following:
- the Slc6a18_1 gene encoding sodium-dependent neutral amino acid transporter B(0)AT3 isoform X1, translated as MAATKIIDVPRNGHEMAPLNTRARGDGTHGVTIVLTASQRNSVSSVEVPGETDRAAWSGKMQFFLSIIGYSVGLGNIWRFPYLCQQNGGGAFLIPFMVMLILEGVPLFLIELGIGQRMRLGALGVWNTIHPWLGGIGISSCIVTLFVALYYNVIITWVFFYLFNSFRYPLPWASCPTNGTVEVEECARSSETAYFWYRTTLDAAPSMDEPGGLKWWIVLCLFLSWTIVFFIVMKGIQSSGKVVYFTSLFPYIVLTIFFIRGITLRGASAGLIHMYTPKVEKLADPTVWLDAATQVFYSFGLAFGSLIAFGSYNPPKNNCVRDVLLVSVCNAITAIYASVVIFAILGFKATVNVDRCIELNKDILIKHDLLHFKNATMEEYDAVMAKLNGTESFSLEIEECSLSKQLDNAAEGTGLAFIVITQAIVELPGAPFWAVLFFTMLLSLGLGSQIGILEGMLCTLFDIDIIKRVKKQHVTGVVCLFCFIVGFIFCTGAGEYWLKMFDSFAGTIGLVVVALMETIAVVYVYGHERFTEDIYQMTGYRPGLYWQLTWRYIGPVIMTAILVSSVVFMVIKNPTYGAWNAQLGAVQQSNYPPWVMGVALAMILAGVLPMPIVFLMRSFQCLKVDLDIHQGSIRRNETTASTKEMIDNDDDEDDEDNYSGPAMGGPVRTRSDFSDDDDDDDDDRPVTMRSSNIHSKLAVPNHLNVPTSKRSFKMEVFDL; from the exons ATGGCTGCAACCAAAATTATAGATGTTCCACGAAATGGGCATGAAATGGCCCCATTGAATACTCGGGCTCGGGGCGATGGAACGCATGGAGTTACAATTGTTCTTACTGCTTCCCAGCGCAATTCCGTAAGCTCAGTGGAGGTGCCGGGCGAGACGGATCGTGCAGCATGGTCTGGGAAAATGCAGTTCTTCCTCAGCATTATCGGATATTCTGTGGGACTGGGAAATATTTGGCGATTTCCGTACCTATGTCAACAAAATGGTGGAG GGGCTTTCTTAATACCGTTCATGGTGATGCTGATATTGGAAGGTGTGCCCTTGTTTCTGATAGAACTTGGTATCGGCCAACGTATGAGGCTTGGCGCACTCGGTGTTTGGAACACTATACACCCTTGGCTGGGTGGTATTGGAATCTCGTCCTGCATCGTTACCCTATTTGTAGCCTTGTATTATAATGTTATAATAACTTGGGTATTCTTCTATTTATTCAACAGTTTTCGT TATCCTTTACCATGGGCTTCCTGCCCAACAAATGGCACAGTTGAAGTTGAGGAATGTGCACGTTCATCAGAAACTGCGTACTTTTGGTATAGAACAACACTAGATGCTGCACCTTCTATGGATGAGCCAGGCGGCCTTAAGTGGTGGATCGTACTCTGTTTGTTTCTCTCTTGGACAATCGTATTTTTTATTGTCATGAAGGGCATTCAAAGCTCCGGCAAGGTTGTGTACTTCACATCGCTTTTCCCCTATATTGTGTTGACAATTTTCTTCATACGTGGCATTACGTTAAGAGGTGCCAGCGCTGGACTCATACACATGTACACACCTAAAGTGGAAAAACTGGCCGATCCGACTGTATGGTTGGATGCGGCGACGCAAGTTTTCTATTCGTTCGGTCTGGCTTTTGGATCGCTGATCGCTTTTGGTAGTTACAATCCGCCCAAGAATAACTGTGTACGTGATGTCCTTTTGGTGTCGGTGTGTAATGCCATCACCGCCATATACGCCAGCGTCGTGATATTTGCCATTCTCGGATTCAAGGCTACGGTCAACGTGGATCGCTGTATTGAGCT CAATAAGGACATCCTAATCAAACACGATTTACTGCATTTCAAAAATGCAACAATGGAAGAATACGATGCTGTTATGGCAAAACTTAACGGTACCGAGTCCTTCAGCTTGGAAATTGAGGAATGCAGTCTATCAAAACAACTTGACAAT GCTGCCGAGGGCACTGGCCTAGCGTTTATTGTTATTACTCAGGCTATTGTGGAGTTACCTGGTGCGCCGTTCTGGGCAGTTTTGTTCTTTACAATGTTGCTTTCCCTAGGCCTGGGATCTCAAATTGGCATACTAGAGGGGATGCTATGCACTCTCTTTGACATTGATATCATTAAACGGGTTAAGAAACAACATGTGACAGGGGTAGTATGTCTATTCTGCTTCATTGTCGGTTTCATCTTCTGTACAGGTGCCGGTGAATATTGGCTCAAAATGTTCGACTCATTTGCGGGCACCATTGGGTTGGTTGTGGTCGCATTGATGGAAACAATTGCGGTGGTATACGTCTATGGACACGAGAG ATTTACGGAAGATATCTATCAGATGACCGGATACCGACCCGGCCTCTATTGGCAGTTAACCTGGCGTTATATTGGACCAGTCATTATGACGGCAATTCTAGTCTCTTCTGTCGTCTTCATGGTCATCAAGAATCCAACATATGGAGCCTGGAACGCACAActt GGTGCTGTGCAACAATCCAATTATCCACCATGGGTAATGGGCGTCGCATTAGCTATGATTCTCGCTGGTGTTTTGCCAATGCCCATAGTATTTTTGATGCGAAGCTTCCAGTGTCTAAAAGTGGACTTAGATATACACCAGGGCTCAATAAGGCGAAATGAGACTACGGCTTCTACAAAGGAAATGATCGATAATGACGACGATGAG
- the Slc6a18_1 gene encoding sodium-dependent neutral amino acid transporter B(0)AT3 isoform X2, producing the protein MAATKIIDVPRNGHEMAPLNTRARGDGTHGVTIVLTASQRNSVSSVEVPGETDRAAWSGKMQFFLSIIGYSVGLGNIWRFPYLCQQNGGGAFLIPFMVMLILEGVPLFLIELGIGQRMRLGALGVWNTIHPWLGGIGISSCIVTLFVALYYNVIITWVFFYLFNSFRYPLPWASCPTNGTVEVEECARSSETAYFWYRTTLDAAPSMDEPGGLKWWIVLCLFLSWTIVFFIVMKGIQSSGKVVYFTSLFPYIVLTIFFIRGITLRGASAGLIHMYTPKVEKLADPTVWLDAATQVFYSFGLAFGSLIAFGSYNPPKNNCVRDVLLVSVCNAITAIYASVVIFAILGFKATVNVDRCIELNKDILIKHDLLHFKNATMEEYDAVMAKLNGTESFSLEIEECSLSKQLDNAAEGTGLAFIVITQAIVELPGAPFWAVLFFTMLLSLGLGSQIGILEGMLCTLFDIDIIKRVKKQHVTGVVCLFCFIVGFIFCTGAGEYWLKMFDSFAGTIGLVVVALMETIAVVYVYGHERFTEDIYQMTGYRPGLYWQLTWRYIGPVIMTAILVSSVVFMVIKNPTYGAWNAQLGAVQQSNYPPWVMGVALAMILAGVLPMPIVFLMRSFQCLKVDLDIHQGSIRRNETTASTKEMIDNDDDEVMSPDMPPQNSLAATRFTIGEFDVS; encoded by the exons ATGGCTGCAACCAAAATTATAGATGTTCCACGAAATGGGCATGAAATGGCCCCATTGAATACTCGGGCTCGGGGCGATGGAACGCATGGAGTTACAATTGTTCTTACTGCTTCCCAGCGCAATTCCGTAAGCTCAGTGGAGGTGCCGGGCGAGACGGATCGTGCAGCATGGTCTGGGAAAATGCAGTTCTTCCTCAGCATTATCGGATATTCTGTGGGACTGGGAAATATTTGGCGATTTCCGTACCTATGTCAACAAAATGGTGGAG GGGCTTTCTTAATACCGTTCATGGTGATGCTGATATTGGAAGGTGTGCCCTTGTTTCTGATAGAACTTGGTATCGGCCAACGTATGAGGCTTGGCGCACTCGGTGTTTGGAACACTATACACCCTTGGCTGGGTGGTATTGGAATCTCGTCCTGCATCGTTACCCTATTTGTAGCCTTGTATTATAATGTTATAATAACTTGGGTATTCTTCTATTTATTCAACAGTTTTCGT TATCCTTTACCATGGGCTTCCTGCCCAACAAATGGCACAGTTGAAGTTGAGGAATGTGCACGTTCATCAGAAACTGCGTACTTTTGGTATAGAACAACACTAGATGCTGCACCTTCTATGGATGAGCCAGGCGGCCTTAAGTGGTGGATCGTACTCTGTTTGTTTCTCTCTTGGACAATCGTATTTTTTATTGTCATGAAGGGCATTCAAAGCTCCGGCAAGGTTGTGTACTTCACATCGCTTTTCCCCTATATTGTGTTGACAATTTTCTTCATACGTGGCATTACGTTAAGAGGTGCCAGCGCTGGACTCATACACATGTACACACCTAAAGTGGAAAAACTGGCCGATCCGACTGTATGGTTGGATGCGGCGACGCAAGTTTTCTATTCGTTCGGTCTGGCTTTTGGATCGCTGATCGCTTTTGGTAGTTACAATCCGCCCAAGAATAACTGTGTACGTGATGTCCTTTTGGTGTCGGTGTGTAATGCCATCACCGCCATATACGCCAGCGTCGTGATATTTGCCATTCTCGGATTCAAGGCTACGGTCAACGTGGATCGCTGTATTGAGCT CAATAAGGACATCCTAATCAAACACGATTTACTGCATTTCAAAAATGCAACAATGGAAGAATACGATGCTGTTATGGCAAAACTTAACGGTACCGAGTCCTTCAGCTTGGAAATTGAGGAATGCAGTCTATCAAAACAACTTGACAAT GCTGCCGAGGGCACTGGCCTAGCGTTTATTGTTATTACTCAGGCTATTGTGGAGTTACCTGGTGCGCCGTTCTGGGCAGTTTTGTTCTTTACAATGTTGCTTTCCCTAGGCCTGGGATCTCAAATTGGCATACTAGAGGGGATGCTATGCACTCTCTTTGACATTGATATCATTAAACGGGTTAAGAAACAACATGTGACAGGGGTAGTATGTCTATTCTGCTTCATTGTCGGTTTCATCTTCTGTACAGGTGCCGGTGAATATTGGCTCAAAATGTTCGACTCATTTGCGGGCACCATTGGGTTGGTTGTGGTCGCATTGATGGAAACAATTGCGGTGGTATACGTCTATGGACACGAGAG ATTTACGGAAGATATCTATCAGATGACCGGATACCGACCCGGCCTCTATTGGCAGTTAACCTGGCGTTATATTGGACCAGTCATTATGACGGCAATTCTAGTCTCTTCTGTCGTCTTCATGGTCATCAAGAATCCAACATATGGAGCCTGGAACGCACAActt GGTGCTGTGCAACAATCCAATTATCCACCATGGGTAATGGGCGTCGCATTAGCTATGATTCTCGCTGGTGTTTTGCCAATGCCCATAGTATTTTTGATGCGAAGCTTCCAGTGTCTAAAAGTGGACTTAGATATACACCAGGGCTCAATAAGGCGAAATGAGACTACGGCTTCTACAAAGGAAATGATCGATAATGACGACGATGAG GTTATGAGTCCGGATATGCCTCCTCAGAACTCACTTGCTGCGACACGGTTCACTATCGGCGAATTTGATGTAAGTTAA
- the LOC105219472 gene encoding E3 ubiquitin-protein ligase RNF25: protein MDALRDEVESLEAILMDDVIITRNSESGVPELIETTVFPQVGDEDEQYVCVTLQVIPSSDYPETSPQYKLLRPRGLDDDRLEKIKHACNEKLQESIGFPVVFDLIEVVREHLTGSNLPSGQCVVCLYGFSDGDEFTRTECFHYLHSYCLGRHLNALRRTYKDEYDKLPSWLQKTVDPFQALCPVCREHIKDEEDSLRCAMPPSELEQAPEFILTRELRDLQHRMSALFLKQKNKGGIIDVDAESGSVISIETEEEIRMRLESKKTFDERNKTESMSPECNILNSDGTGSSGWRKQNFGSSVSTEQKEPTCSKSLGGTNCEPVVQQANKVSGEPTNNNYHHHNRRHYRGGRRHQQHYHHHRGERERDRDRGNEHIINSGGSSANASSSTGGKQAKAQVANNSHGR from the exons ATGGATGC GTTAAGAGATGAGGTAGAATCTCTAGAAGCTATATTAATGGATGATGTTATAATAACAAGGAATTCTGAAAG tgGAGTGCCAGAACTTATTGAAACTACTGTATTTCCCCAAGTTGGAGACGAAGATGaacaatatgtgtgtgtaaccCTTCAAGTAATCCCTTCATCGGATTATCCTGAAACAAGTCCTCAATATAAGTTATTACGGCCTCGGGGCTTAGATGATGATcggttggaaaaaattaaacatgCATGTAACGAAAAATTGCAAGAATCTATAGGCTTTCCAGTAGTTTTCGATTTAATTGAAGTTGTTCGTGAGCATTTAACAGGAAGCAACTTACCCAGTGGGCAATGTGTAGTTTGTCTATATGGTTTTAGTGACGGTGATGAATTTACGCGAACAGAATGTTTTCATTACTTACATAGTTATTGTCTAGGACGTCATTTAAATGCCTTGCGGCGAACGTATAAAGATGAATATGATAAGTTGCCAAGTTGGCTTCAAAAAACTGTGGATCCTTTTCAAGCATTATGCCCTGTTTGCAGGGAACACATTAAAGATGAGGAGGATAGTTTGCGTTGTGCAATGCCTCCATCGGAGTTGGAACAAGCACCAGAATTTATATTAACACGCGAACTTCGGGATCTTCAACATCGCATGTCTgctttatttttgaaacaaaaaaataaaggagGCATTATCGATGTGGATGCAGAAAGTGGAAGCGTTATATCTATCGAAACTGAGGAGGAGATAAGAATGCGTTTAGAAAGTAAAAAAACGTTTGATGAAAGAAATAAAACGGAAAGCATGTCTCCTGAATGTAATATACTAAACTCTGACGGAACTGGATCCAGTGGATGGCGAAAGCAGAATTTCGGGTCATCAGTGTCTACTGAACAAAAA GAACCAACTTGTTCTAAATCTTTAGGCGGTACAAACTGTGAACCCGTTGTACAACAGGCAAATAAAGTGAGTGGAGAACCCACTAACAACAATTACCATCATCACAATCGCCGTCATTACCGTGGAGGTAGGCGCCATCAACaacattatcatcatcatcgtgGTGAACGGGAAAGAGACCGTGATCGAGGAAACGAGCACATTATAAACAGTGGTGGGTCCAGTGCTAACGCATCTTCATCCACTGGTGGTAAACAAGCAAAGGCTCAGGTAGCCAATAATAGCCACGGCAGGTGA
- the Slc6a18_1 gene encoding sodium-dependent neutral amino acid transporter B(0)AT3 isoform X3, with amino-acid sequence MAATKIIDVPRNGHEMAPLNTRARGDGTHGVTIVLTASQRNSVSSVEVPGETDRAAWSGKMQFFLSIIGYSVGLGNIWRFPYLCQQNGGGAFLIPFMVMLILEGVPLFLIELGIGQRMRLGALGVWNTIHPWLGGIGISSCIVTLFVALYYNVIITWVFFYLFNSFRYPLPWASCPTNGTVEVEECARSSETAYFWYRTTLDAAPSMDEPGGLKWWIVLCLFLSWTIVFFIVMKGIQSSGKVVYFTSLFPYIVLTIFFIRGITLRGASAGLIHMYTPKVEKLADPTVWLDAATQVFYSFGLAFGSLIAFGSYNPPKNNCVRDVLLVSVCNAITAIYASVVIFAILGFKATVNVDRCIELNKDILIKHDLLHFKNATMEEYDAVMAKLNGTESFSLEIEECSLSKQLDNAAEGTGLAFIVITQAIVELPGAPFWAVLFFTMLLSLGLGSQIGILEGMLCTLFDIDIIKRVKKQHVTGVVCLFCFIVGFIFCTGAGEYWLKMFDSFAGTIGLVVVALMETIAVVYVYGHERFTEDIYQMTGYRPGLYWQLTWRYIGPVIMTAILVSSVVFMVIKNPTYGAWNAQLGAVQQSNYPPWVMGVALAMILAGVLPMPIVFLMRSFQCLKVDLDIHQGSIRRNETTASTKEMIDNDDDEVMSPDMPPQNSLAATRFTIGEFDN; translated from the exons ATGGCTGCAACCAAAATTATAGATGTTCCACGAAATGGGCATGAAATGGCCCCATTGAATACTCGGGCTCGGGGCGATGGAACGCATGGAGTTACAATTGTTCTTACTGCTTCCCAGCGCAATTCCGTAAGCTCAGTGGAGGTGCCGGGCGAGACGGATCGTGCAGCATGGTCTGGGAAAATGCAGTTCTTCCTCAGCATTATCGGATATTCTGTGGGACTGGGAAATATTTGGCGATTTCCGTACCTATGTCAACAAAATGGTGGAG GGGCTTTCTTAATACCGTTCATGGTGATGCTGATATTGGAAGGTGTGCCCTTGTTTCTGATAGAACTTGGTATCGGCCAACGTATGAGGCTTGGCGCACTCGGTGTTTGGAACACTATACACCCTTGGCTGGGTGGTATTGGAATCTCGTCCTGCATCGTTACCCTATTTGTAGCCTTGTATTATAATGTTATAATAACTTGGGTATTCTTCTATTTATTCAACAGTTTTCGT TATCCTTTACCATGGGCTTCCTGCCCAACAAATGGCACAGTTGAAGTTGAGGAATGTGCACGTTCATCAGAAACTGCGTACTTTTGGTATAGAACAACACTAGATGCTGCACCTTCTATGGATGAGCCAGGCGGCCTTAAGTGGTGGATCGTACTCTGTTTGTTTCTCTCTTGGACAATCGTATTTTTTATTGTCATGAAGGGCATTCAAAGCTCCGGCAAGGTTGTGTACTTCACATCGCTTTTCCCCTATATTGTGTTGACAATTTTCTTCATACGTGGCATTACGTTAAGAGGTGCCAGCGCTGGACTCATACACATGTACACACCTAAAGTGGAAAAACTGGCCGATCCGACTGTATGGTTGGATGCGGCGACGCAAGTTTTCTATTCGTTCGGTCTGGCTTTTGGATCGCTGATCGCTTTTGGTAGTTACAATCCGCCCAAGAATAACTGTGTACGTGATGTCCTTTTGGTGTCGGTGTGTAATGCCATCACCGCCATATACGCCAGCGTCGTGATATTTGCCATTCTCGGATTCAAGGCTACGGTCAACGTGGATCGCTGTATTGAGCT CAATAAGGACATCCTAATCAAACACGATTTACTGCATTTCAAAAATGCAACAATGGAAGAATACGATGCTGTTATGGCAAAACTTAACGGTACCGAGTCCTTCAGCTTGGAAATTGAGGAATGCAGTCTATCAAAACAACTTGACAAT GCTGCCGAGGGCACTGGCCTAGCGTTTATTGTTATTACTCAGGCTATTGTGGAGTTACCTGGTGCGCCGTTCTGGGCAGTTTTGTTCTTTACAATGTTGCTTTCCCTAGGCCTGGGATCTCAAATTGGCATACTAGAGGGGATGCTATGCACTCTCTTTGACATTGATATCATTAAACGGGTTAAGAAACAACATGTGACAGGGGTAGTATGTCTATTCTGCTTCATTGTCGGTTTCATCTTCTGTACAGGTGCCGGTGAATATTGGCTCAAAATGTTCGACTCATTTGCGGGCACCATTGGGTTGGTTGTGGTCGCATTGATGGAAACAATTGCGGTGGTATACGTCTATGGACACGAGAG ATTTACGGAAGATATCTATCAGATGACCGGATACCGACCCGGCCTCTATTGGCAGTTAACCTGGCGTTATATTGGACCAGTCATTATGACGGCAATTCTAGTCTCTTCTGTCGTCTTCATGGTCATCAAGAATCCAACATATGGAGCCTGGAACGCACAActt GGTGCTGTGCAACAATCCAATTATCCACCATGGGTAATGGGCGTCGCATTAGCTATGATTCTCGCTGGTGTTTTGCCAATGCCCATAGTATTTTTGATGCGAAGCTTCCAGTGTCTAAAAGTGGACTTAGATATACACCAGGGCTCAATAAGGCGAAATGAGACTACGGCTTCTACAAAGGAAATGATCGATAATGACGACGATGAG GTTATGAGTCCGGATATGCCTCCTCAGAACTCACTTGCTGCGACACGGTTCACTATCGGCGAATTTGAT AATTAA